One genomic region from Mycobacterium basiliense encodes:
- a CDS encoding DUF4129 domain-containing protein yields MPGIDKPTGRVVGLIVLLIVVAAALRGYLPARDGGSAVEPGSGRAALVFVIAVLSGSVALVAFAVIARLRDPRTMAPSTGNLSELLGRGRGQTSWRVLLIGLAVLVGWLLMAMLLSHLVAPDDIAPARPASDPSAAPSAGSSGAPPTQRPADDPGDTLTILLVFAAPLLLLTLGSAAVLSHRRGRVTRPGAVSEDHIEPPVPSAGSELLVRVAEVGLAEMADLHRDPRAAIIACYAAMERELANVPAAVPQDFDTPTEVLARAVEHRALQADNAVQLVNLFAEARFSSHVMNERHRELAMRVLRLVLDELAAPAGADAVGGQRGSA; encoded by the coding sequence ATGCCCGGAATTGACAAGCCAACGGGACGCGTTGTCGGCCTGATCGTGCTGCTGATCGTGGTCGCCGCGGCCCTGCGCGGCTATCTTCCAGCTCGCGATGGCGGGTCGGCGGTGGAGCCGGGAAGCGGTCGGGCAGCGCTGGTGTTCGTGATCGCCGTTCTCAGTGGCAGCGTGGCGCTGGTGGCGTTCGCGGTTATCGCGCGATTGCGTGATCCGCGCACGATGGCACCCAGCACGGGGAATCTGTCCGAATTACTCGGGCGTGGCAGGGGACAGACGAGTTGGCGGGTGCTGCTGATCGGGCTTGCGGTGCTAGTTGGCTGGCTGCTGATGGCGATGCTGCTATCGCACTTGGTGGCGCCCGATGATATTGCCCCAGCCCGGCCGGCATCGGATCCGAGCGCGGCGCCGTCAGCTGGCAGCAGCGGTGCGCCGCCCACACAACGCCCGGCCGACGATCCCGGAGACACTCTGACGATCCTGCTCGTCTTTGCGGCTCCGTTGCTCCTGTTGACCCTCGGATCTGCGGCGGTGCTCTCGCATCGGCGGGGGCGCGTGACGCGGCCGGGCGCCGTCTCCGAAGACCACATCGAGCCCCCGGTTCCGTCCGCGGGTTCGGAGTTGCTGGTGCGGGTAGCCGAAGTCGGGCTGGCCGAAATGGCTGACCTACACCGAGATCCGCGCGCGGCAATCATCGCGTGCTATGCGGCCATGGAACGTGAACTCGCCAATGTGCCCGCAGCCGTCCCACAGGACTTCGATACTCCGACGGAGGTGTTGGCCCGAGCCGTCGAACATCGTGCGCTGCAAGCTGATAACGCGGTGCAGCTGGTGAATTTGTTCGCCGAGGCAAGGTTCAGCTCACACGTGATGAACGAGCGGCACCGTGAGCTGGCGATGCGTGTTCTTCGGCTGGTGCTGGACGAGCTGGCAGCGCCGGCCGGTGCCGATGCCGTCGGAGGCCAGCGGGGTTCGGCATGA
- a CDS encoding DUF58 domain-containing protein, which yields MIETRQVELRWRASQLTLTLATCAGVALVVAVIANQWKLIAFAAPLIGVLCSVYWQRPVPIIHVHGEPDCQRCFEEEQALVKVWATSGSTATFGPGSVELTVSAHDEMRLEVLDSDLSQAKNVAVVAHRWGRYPIQVRVDVLARGGLLVGTGGVDAAEVIVFPLTPPQATTIPQTELLDRLGAHLTRHIGPGVEYADIRPYVPGDQLRAVNWAVSARRHRLHVTQRLTDRAADVIVLIDTYRQPPGPATEATERIARGAAQVVQTALRHGDRAGIVALGGNRPRWLGADIGQRQFYRVLDTVLGTGDRFEKTTGTLAPRAAVPPGAIVIAFSTLLDTEFALALIDLRKRGHVVVAVDVLDSSPFEGERDALVVRMWTLQRSAMYRDMATVGVDVLSWPADLSLDQSMNALPDRRHRVRGRLRGER from the coding sequence GTGATCGAAACCCGTCAAGTCGAGTTGCGCTGGCGTGCTTCGCAACTGACCTTGACGCTCGCAACCTGCGCCGGCGTTGCGCTGGTGGTTGCGGTGATCGCCAACCAGTGGAAGCTAATAGCGTTCGCGGCGCCGCTGATTGGCGTGTTGTGCTCCGTGTACTGGCAGCGACCAGTCCCGATCATTCATGTGCACGGCGAGCCGGACTGCCAGCGGTGCTTCGAAGAAGAGCAGGCGCTGGTAAAAGTTTGGGCAACAAGCGGTTCCACGGCAACTTTCGGACCGGGATCCGTTGAACTTACCGTTTCGGCACACGACGAAATGCGTCTCGAAGTTCTCGATTCGGACCTCAGTCAGGCGAAAAATGTTGCGGTAGTGGCGCACCGTTGGGGGCGATACCCTATCCAGGTGCGGGTCGATGTCCTCGCGCGCGGCGGGTTGCTCGTCGGGACGGGAGGCGTCGACGCCGCCGAGGTCATCGTATTTCCTCTTACCCCGCCCCAGGCGACGACCATTCCGCAGACCGAGCTGCTGGACCGGTTGGGGGCCCACCTGACCCGGCACATCGGTCCCGGTGTCGAATATGCGGACATCCGTCCCTATGTTCCAGGCGACCAGTTGCGTGCCGTCAATTGGGCGGTCAGCGCCCGGCGTCACCGGTTGCACGTGACGCAGCGTTTGACCGATCGCGCCGCCGACGTGATTGTGCTGATCGACACCTATCGGCAGCCGCCGGGGCCGGCGACCGAGGCGACCGAGCGCATCGCGCGTGGCGCCGCCCAGGTGGTCCAGACCGCGCTGCGTCACGGCGATCGGGCCGGCATCGTCGCACTAGGAGGCAACCGCCCGCGGTGGCTGGGCGCCGACATCGGCCAACGCCAGTTCTATCGGGTTCTGGACACCGTGCTGGGTACCGGCGACCGGTTCGAAAAGACGACCGGCACGCTGGCGCCGCGGGCCGCCGTTCCGCCCGGGGCCATCGTCATCGCGTTCTCCACCCTGCTCGATACCGAATTTGCCCTGGCGCTGATTGACCTGCGCAAACGCGGCCACGTCGTGGTCGCTGTGGACGTTCTCGATAGCTCTCCCTTCGAGGGGGAACGGGACGCCCTGGTGGTGCGGATGTGGACGCTGCAGCGCTCCGCGATGTATCGCGACATGGCCACCGTCGGGGTCGATGTGCTGTCCTGGCCGGCCGACCTCTCGCTGGATCAGTCGATGAACGCCCTGCCCGACCGCCGACATCGAGTGCGCGGGCGGCTTCGGGGAGAGCGCTGA
- a CDS encoding TetR/AcrR family transcriptional regulator yields MKADLSSLDKAPGAGRPRDPRIDSAILLATADLLVQIGYANLSLAAVAERAGTTKSALYRRWSSKAELVHEAAFPAAPTALEAPAGNFAADIRMMIQATRDVFTTPVVRAALPGLVADMTADPDLNARVLSRFVDLFATVRMRLQEAINRGEAHPDVDPNRLIELIGGATMLRMLLYPDQMLDDSWVDQTTAIIVHGVTR; encoded by the coding sequence ATGAAAGCAGACCTGTCTTCCCTTGACAAGGCCCCCGGCGCCGGACGACCGCGGGACCCTCGCATTGATTCGGCCATCTTGTTGGCGACAGCCGATCTGCTGGTGCAAATCGGCTATGCCAATCTCAGTTTGGCGGCCGTCGCAGAGCGCGCTGGAACCACAAAGTCGGCACTGTATCGCCGATGGTCGAGCAAGGCGGAACTGGTCCACGAGGCGGCGTTCCCCGCGGCCCCCACCGCGTTGGAGGCGCCGGCGGGAAATTTCGCCGCGGATATCCGGATGATGATTCAGGCCACGCGCGACGTGTTCACCACTCCGGTGGTCCGGGCCGCGCTGCCGGGGTTGGTGGCCGATATGACAGCCGATCCCGACTTGAACGCTCGGGTGTTGTCGCGGTTCGTCGACTTGTTCGCCACCGTGCGGATGCGGCTGCAAGAGGCCATCAACCGTGGTGAAGCCCATCCCGACGTGGACCCGAACCGGCTGATCGAGTTGATCGGCGGGGCAACGATGCTGCGGATGCTGCTGTATCCGGACCAAATGCTCGATGATAGCTGGGTGGATCAGACCACGGCGATCATCGTGCACGGCGTCACTCGGTGA
- a CDS encoding phosphotransferase family protein has translation MANEPALEDVGRLQRSSRDVSALPAVMSRWLASVLPGDAAPEVTVESGVDSTGMSSETIILTVRWQENRQPRQQRLVARVAPAAGDVPVFPTYRLDHQFEVIRMVGELTDVPVPRVRWIETTGDVLGTPFFLMDHVEGVVPPDVMPYTFGSNWFADAPVERQRELQDATVAVLAKLHSIPDAQSKFGFLSTGQDGGNAMRRHFNWVRSWYDFAVPDIGRSPLLERTFEWLERHWPDQVSSRKSVLLWGDARVGNVLYRDFAPVAVLDWEMVTLGPRELDVAWMIFAHMVFQELAGLATLPGLPDVMREDDVRSTYQRLTGVKLGDLHWFYVYAGVMWACVFMRTGARRVHFGEVSKPDEVESLFYHAGLIKRLIGEER, from the coding sequence GTGGCCAACGAACCGGCGCTCGAAGATGTGGGCCGCCTACAGCGCTCAAGCCGTGATGTCAGCGCACTGCCGGCGGTGATGTCGCGATGGCTGGCCAGCGTACTGCCCGGCGACGCGGCGCCTGAGGTGACCGTGGAAAGCGGTGTGGATTCCACGGGAATGTCGTCGGAAACCATCATCTTGACCGTGCGTTGGCAGGAGAACCGCCAACCGAGGCAGCAGAGGCTGGTCGCCCGGGTGGCACCGGCCGCCGGCGACGTGCCCGTGTTCCCGACCTATCGACTTGACCACCAATTCGAGGTCATCCGGATGGTCGGCGAGCTGACCGATGTCCCGGTTCCTCGAGTGCGCTGGATTGAGACCACCGGCGACGTGCTGGGAACGCCATTCTTCCTGATGGATCATGTCGAGGGCGTGGTTCCGCCCGATGTCATGCCTTACACCTTCGGCAGCAATTGGTTCGCCGACGCACCCGTAGAACGCCAGCGCGAATTGCAGGACGCCACCGTCGCGGTGCTGGCCAAACTGCACTCAATCCCCGACGCACAGAGCAAATTTGGCTTCCTGTCCACCGGGCAGGACGGCGGCAACGCAATGCGCCGCCATTTCAACTGGGTGCGTTCCTGGTACGACTTCGCAGTGCCAGACATCGGCCGCTCCCCGTTGCTGGAAAGGACTTTCGAGTGGCTGGAACGGCACTGGCCGGATCAGGTGTCCTCGCGCAAATCGGTGCTGCTATGGGGCGACGCCCGAGTGGGCAACGTCCTGTACCGAGACTTTGCGCCGGTTGCGGTGCTGGACTGGGAAATGGTGACGTTGGGACCGCGTGAACTCGACGTCGCGTGGATGATCTTTGCCCACATGGTTTTTCAAGAACTCGCCGGATTGGCCACGTTACCTGGATTGCCTGACGTGATGCGTGAGGACGACGTCCGCAGCACGTATCAACGACTTACCGGTGTGAAACTTGGTGACCTGCATTGGTTCTACGTATATGCGGGAGTCATGTGGGCGTGTGTCTTCATGCGCACAGGTGCCCGACGGGTGCATTTTGGCGAAGTGTCGAAGCCCGACGAAGTCGAATCGCTGTTCTACCACGCCGGATTGATCAAGCGCCTAATCGGAGAGGAGCGCTAA
- a CDS encoding AAA family ATPase — protein sequence MTIPAAATTAHCEAVLDEIERVVVGKRAALTLILTAVLARGHVLIEDLPGLGKTLIARSFAAALGLEFKRVQFTPDLLPADLLGSTIYDMQSGRFEFRAGPIFTNLLLADEINRTPPKTQAALLEAMAEGQVSIDGQTHKLPVPFIVLATDNPIEYEGTYPLPEAQLDRFAIRLELRYLSERDETSMLRRRLERGSVEPRVNQVVDVHDLLAMRESVEQVSVHEDVLHYVVSLATATRHHPQVAVGASPRAELDLVQLARARALLLGRDYVIPEDIKALATASMAHRITLRPEMWVRKIHGADIIGELLRRLPVPRANEPKRAADE from the coding sequence ATGACGATTCCGGCGGCGGCGACGACCGCCCACTGCGAGGCTGTGCTGGACGAAATCGAACGCGTCGTGGTGGGCAAACGCGCCGCGCTCACCCTCATCCTGACCGCCGTGCTCGCCCGCGGCCATGTACTGATCGAGGATCTCCCCGGCTTGGGCAAGACACTCATCGCACGTTCCTTCGCCGCCGCGCTTGGGCTTGAATTCAAACGAGTGCAGTTCACCCCGGATCTGCTGCCCGCGGATCTGCTCGGCTCGACCATCTACGACATGCAGTCGGGGCGCTTCGAATTTCGGGCCGGTCCCATCTTCACCAACCTGCTGCTCGCCGATGAGATCAACCGCACGCCGCCCAAAACCCAGGCGGCATTGTTGGAGGCGATGGCCGAGGGTCAGGTCAGCATTGACGGTCAAACCCACAAGCTTCCTGTGCCGTTCATCGTGCTGGCCACCGACAACCCGATCGAATACGAAGGCACCTACCCGCTTCCGGAGGCGCAGCTGGATCGATTCGCGATTCGGCTGGAACTACGGTATCTCTCCGAGCGGGACGAGACCTCGATGCTGCGCCGCCGTCTCGAACGCGGATCGGTCGAGCCGAGGGTCAACCAGGTGGTCGACGTGCACGACCTGCTGGCCATGCGGGAATCGGTTGAGCAGGTGAGTGTCCATGAGGACGTCCTGCACTATGTGGTGTCGCTGGCCACCGCCACTCGCCACCACCCCCAAGTGGCTGTTGGCGCCAGCCCGCGAGCAGAACTCGACCTGGTCCAGCTCGCCCGGGCCCGAGCTCTGCTGCTCGGTCGCGACTACGTGATCCCCGAAGACATCAAGGCGCTTGCGACTGCTTCGATGGCACACCGGATTACCCTGCGGCCGGAGATGTGGGTGCGCAAAATACATGGTGCCGACATAATCGGAGAGTTGCTGCGGCGCTTGCCCGTCCCCAGGGCAAACGAGCCGAAACGGGCAGCCGATGAATGA